The bacterium genome includes a region encoding these proteins:
- a CDS encoding acyl-CoA dehydrogenase, which yields MSIALGEEHRELARVARAFLNSHEARAESRALLEEPGERLPSFWKEMAELGWMGLHIDEALGGQGFGLPELSIVLEELGFAMAPGPFLPTTLAAALLGECGSESARGAFLPGLADGSLVGAVGLGGDLTFGAEGRLAGSAGLVLGAELAGLLLVCVGDDVALLEPDQSGVSIEYRKNLDPSRRAAAVDCDAVQVPPANVLLGARLALERLARTLSAAEAAGGARACMEMATEYAKVRVQFGRPIGTFGPVKHHCTNMLVATEQATAGAWGAARADLDDEQAELAAAVANCLALPAFVFCAKQNIQVHGGIGYTWEHDAHLYLRRGVALEALMGPVDRAREDVVRLMGRGVRTKATIELPPEADAFRDEVRTFVDSYRKLPEEDKRKAISDSGYLMPHWPRPWGRDAGPIEQLVIEQEFAGVRRPDMGISGWNTLTIAQHGSPEQVERFVRPSMEGEIEFCQLFSEPGAGSDAAAVQTRGVKVDGGWRVSGQKVWTSGAHLCNRGFATVRTNPDAAKHQGISMMVIDMHAEGVEVRPLRQITGHSHFNEVFFDQVFVPDEDVVGPVDQGWVVARSTLGNERVSLGGGTDGGMAGGPDLIALQQKFAGEDPGTAREVGAAQAETESIGLMNLRGVIRAVEGSEPGAEANVTKLLGSEVVQRKGALAARIAGPLSAVREGEEKRLGTWLMATLGATIGGGTSEILRNQIAERLLDLPRDPLIK from the coding sequence AGGAGCATCGGGAACTCGCACGCGTGGCCCGTGCCTTCCTGAATTCCCACGAGGCGCGGGCGGAATCCCGAGCCCTGCTCGAGGAGCCTGGCGAGCGCTTGCCCAGCTTCTGGAAGGAGATGGCCGAACTGGGATGGATGGGGCTTCACATCGACGAGGCCCTGGGCGGCCAGGGTTTCGGGCTCCCCGAACTCTCGATCGTCCTCGAAGAGTTGGGCTTCGCGATGGCCCCCGGTCCCTTTTTGCCCACCACGCTTGCTGCAGCGCTGCTCGGCGAGTGCGGCAGCGAATCCGCACGCGGCGCCTTCCTTCCCGGGCTGGCGGATGGTTCCCTGGTGGGAGCTGTCGGGCTGGGTGGGGATCTCACGTTCGGCGCGGAAGGAAGGCTCGCGGGATCAGCCGGGTTGGTGTTAGGCGCTGAACTCGCAGGGCTTCTCCTGGTTTGCGTTGGCGATGACGTAGCGCTCCTGGAACCGGACCAATCCGGCGTGAGCATCGAGTACCGAAAGAACCTCGATCCCAGTCGGCGGGCGGCTGCGGTCGACTGCGATGCCGTGCAGGTTCCTCCCGCGAATGTGCTGCTCGGGGCCCGGCTTGCCCTGGAGCGGCTGGCCCGAACGCTTTCAGCCGCCGAAGCCGCGGGCGGTGCTCGGGCGTGCATGGAGATGGCGACCGAATACGCAAAGGTGCGCGTGCAGTTCGGCCGTCCGATCGGCACCTTCGGCCCGGTCAAGCACCACTGCACGAACATGCTGGTCGCCACCGAGCAGGCGACCGCGGGCGCGTGGGGAGCGGCGCGCGCCGACCTGGACGACGAGCAGGCCGAGCTTGCAGCAGCGGTCGCCAACTGTCTGGCACTGCCTGCCTTCGTGTTCTGCGCGAAGCAGAACATCCAGGTGCACGGCGGTATCGGCTACACCTGGGAACACGACGCCCACCTCTATCTCCGCCGTGGGGTCGCGCTAGAGGCGCTGATGGGACCCGTCGATCGAGCGCGCGAAGACGTCGTCCGGCTGATGGGGCGGGGCGTCCGCACCAAGGCCACGATCGAGTTGCCCCCGGAAGCCGACGCTTTCCGCGACGAGGTTCGGACCTTTGTCGATTCGTACAGGAAACTCCCCGAAGAAGACAAGCGAAAGGCGATCAGCGACAGCGGCTACCTCATGCCCCATTGGCCGAGGCCGTGGGGTCGCGACGCGGGGCCGATCGAGCAACTCGTGATCGAGCAGGAGTTCGCGGGCGTGCGGCGTCCGGACATGGGAATCAGCGGCTGGAACACATTGACCATCGCGCAACACGGAAGCCCCGAGCAGGTGGAGCGATTCGTGCGGCCCAGCATGGAGGGAGAGATCGAGTTCTGTCAGCTCTTCAGCGAACCCGGTGCGGGGTCGGACGCTGCGGCGGTGCAGACGCGGGGTGTGAAGGTCGACGGCGGCTGGCGCGTCTCGGGCCAGAAGGTCTGGACCAGCGGTGCTCACCTGTGCAACCGCGGCTTCGCGACGGTTCGCACCAACCCCGACGCCGCCAAACACCAGGGCATCAGCATGATGGTGATCGACATGCACGCGGAAGGCGTGGAAGTGCGGCCGCTGCGCCAGATCACCGGCCACTCTCACTTCAACGAAGTGTTCTTCGATCAGGTCTTCGTGCCGGACGAAGACGTGGTCGGGCCCGTCGACCAGGGATGGGTGGTGGCGCGAAGCACACTGGGCAATGAGCGGGTGTCGCTGGGCGGAGGAACGGACGGCGGAATGGCGGGCGGCCCCGACCTCATCGCACTCCAGCAGAAGTTTGCAGGCGAAGACCCGGGAACCGCCCGGGAAGTCGGCGCGGCGCAGGCGGAGACCGAGTCGATCGGCCTCATGAACCTGCGTGGCGTGATTCGGGCGGTCGAGGGCTCGGAGCCTGGCGCTGAGGCCAACGTCACCAAGCTGTTGGGCTCCGAAGTCGTCCAACGCAAGGGCGCGCTGGCCGCACGCATCGCCGGACCGCTGAGCGCCGTGAGAGAAGGCGAAGAAAAGCGCCTGGGAACCTGGCTGATGGCAACGTTGGGCGCGACGATCGGCGGTGGGACCTCCGAGATCCTGCGCAATCAGATCGCCGAGCGGCTACTCGACTTGCCCCGGGATCCCCTGATCAAGTAG
- a CDS encoding crotonase/enoyl-CoA hydratase family protein, giving the protein MSVDEKTEYEQIRYEVEDGRARITLARPDKHNAMTPLLLEELEHALWEADDDCAVHSVVLRGEGASFCSGYDLTALGREKRPGYRTGRSHDDDIWLIERNSRRIRVLWEMHKPSIAQVHGNCLAGGTDLAMACDIVIAADDARIGFPAARTMGTLPSNLWMYHCGPQWAKRLQLTGDLVSGADAEKIGLVLKAVPADVLEDEVEGLADRFSLIDPDLLAANKRITNLSLELMGAQTLQRLAGENDARAHRSQAVRDYGSSIKEHGLKETLRRRDEPFGEGFVRVGKPEGRGALVKDESER; this is encoded by the coding sequence ATGAGCGTGGACGAGAAGACGGAATACGAGCAGATCCGGTACGAAGTCGAGGACGGTCGGGCGCGCATCACCCTGGCGCGCCCCGACAAGCACAACGCGATGACGCCACTTCTCCTCGAGGAGTTGGAGCACGCACTCTGGGAGGCGGACGACGACTGCGCAGTACACAGCGTGGTGTTGAGAGGAGAAGGCGCCTCATTCTGCTCGGGCTACGACCTGACCGCCCTCGGGCGAGAGAAGCGGCCCGGGTATCGCACTGGCCGCAGCCACGACGACGACATCTGGCTGATCGAGCGGAATAGCAGGCGCATCCGCGTGCTCTGGGAGATGCACAAGCCCTCCATCGCGCAGGTCCACGGAAACTGCCTGGCGGGAGGAACCGATCTGGCAATGGCGTGTGACATCGTGATTGCGGCGGACGACGCCCGGATTGGCTTCCCCGCGGCTCGCACCATGGGCACCCTGCCCAGCAATCTCTGGATGTACCACTGCGGGCCGCAGTGGGCGAAGCGACTCCAACTGACGGGCGATCTCGTATCGGGAGCGGATGCCGAGAAGATCGGCCTTGTCCTGAAGGCCGTGCCAGCGGATGTTCTCGAAGACGAGGTGGAGGGCCTTGCCGACCGCTTCAGCTTGATCGATCCCGACCTCCTCGCGGCCAACAAGCGCATCACCAATCTCTCGCTCGAACTGATGGGAGCCCAGACGCTTCAAAGGCTTGCCGGTGAAAACGATGCCCGCGCGCATCGTTCTCAGGCGGTCCGCGACTACGGGAGCAGCATCAAGGAACACGGTCTCAAAGAGACTTTGCGCAGACGCGACGAACCGTTCGGCGAGGGTTTCGTCCGGGTGGGCAAGCCCGAGGGGCGCGGAGCGCTCGTCAAGGATGAAAGCGAACGCTGA